In the genome of Candidatus Eisenbacteria bacterium, the window GGCAATCTCAGCAGGGATTCGGCCGGAGTGGTGAGCTTCAACGACACGATGAAATTCCTGCCCTTCCTCGCCTCGGGCGCCTCCTGCCCATAGCCGGGCCGTCGCGGAGGTGACCCGCCGCGATCATCGGGAACAGACCGAGGCGCGCCTCTCCCGCTCTACTCTTTCTCGGCGTCGTCTTTTCCTTTTCGGGGGACGCGTTTTTCGTCGAAGGCGTAAAGAGCGCGCAGGTCGCGGATCCGTTCGGCATCGACCAGGATACAGTCTCCCGCCTCCGCCTTTCCTGTGGAGACGTCCTCGGCGAAAACCTCGCAGGTGGGGCATCCGCATAGACCGCAGTCGATCCCCGGGAGAATCTCGGCGAGCCGCTCCTTCATCTTGATCTGGGCGATCTGCTCCCTGAGGTCCAGAGTCGCCTTACGGTCGGGTCGCGGCTCGATGGGGCGCCGTATGAAGTAATCTCCCTTCACGTAGCGACGTTCCACCTCTTGTTCCACGCTGTGGTTCGCCGCTTCCACCTCCCGTACCAGCTTCTCGATCTTGCTCCTCGCCACGAAGAGGTTGTCCACGTTGAGTGGCCCGCCGATGCAACCCCCGGTGCAGGAATAGCATTCCAAGAACTCCACGTCCCGGATTTTCCCCTTCTCGATGTCTTCGATCACCCGGATGATGTTCGGAAGCTGGGAGATGGTGATGTAGCGGTTCTGGCGGATGTTGTGCGAAACGCCGCCGGTGAGGGTCATGTTGAGGCTCAGCTTGCTCCGGATCACCGACGGCCGGTCGCCGAGTTCCCGCCGTTCCCCCTCCTGGCTCTGTAGCTTGGTGATCGCCGCCAGCAGCGGGTTGTAGATCTCCCGGATGCCGATGGCCAGGTCCAGATGGCTGTCGGCCCCTTCGGCCGGATGCTTGATCGCCGCCATCTTGGCCGAGCAGGGGGTGATGTAGATCGCGCCGATATCCTCCGGCGGGATCCCCTTCTCTTCGGCGTAGTAACGCTTCACCTCCCGCGCCGCCAGTTCCCGGGGGGATTCGATCGGAACGATTTGGCCGATCATGTGCGGGTAGAAATACTGGATCAGCCGGACCACCACCGGACAGGTGGAGGAGATGAGCGGAAGAGGGCCCTCGTATTCGTCCAGATAGTCCTGGATCGCCCGCCGGACCAGTTCCGACTCGATGGAGAGATCGTAGACGGCGTCGAAGCCGAGGGCGAGAAGCCCGTCGAAGATGTCCGCCGGCGGAATGCTGGCGGGGAACTGTCCGAAGAGGGAGGTGGAGGGGATGGCGACCTTGAAGGGGAATGCGTGGATGCTCTCCCATGCGTCTGTCCGCGGCCGGATCGCCCCTTCCGGGCAGGCCCGGATACAGGTGCCGCAGAAGATGCACTCCTGCGGATGGATGCTGACCTTTCCCTTCCGCACGCGGATCGCCTGGGTCGGACAGACGCGCATGCAGGCGAGGGTCCCCTTGCACTTCTCGGTGACGATCTCCAGAGCCAGCAGTTTTTTCGGTTTATTGCCCATGTCGAATCGCCAATCGGAGGGTGGTGCCCACGCCCACTTTCGTTTCGATTTTCATGTCGTCCACGGAGCGTTTGATGTTGGGAAGCCCCATTCCCGCGCCGAATCCCTTTTCCCGCATCTCGTCGGATGCGGTGCTGTAGCCTTCCTGCATCGCCAAATCCAGATCCGCGATCCCCGGGCCCTTGTCCTCGACGATCAGGCGGATCGTGGTCGGCGTCAGCAGAAACTCGAGGTGGCCCGATTCGGCGTGGATCACCACGTTGATCTCCGCCTCGAAGCTGGCGATGGCGGTGCGGCGGATGACGTCGCCGTTCAGGCCCGCCGCTTTCAGGATCGATTTGATCTGGGTCGACACCTCGCCGGCCTTGTCGAAATCGCCCCCCTGAATCGGGAAGCGCTTGCTGTAGAGAGCGTCTTCCTCGCACATGTCAGCAAGCCCCCCGACAACCGGCGGCGTGCAGGCGCCCGCAGGCTTCGAACATGCCCAGTTCGGTGCAGAGAAGAGGGATCGACAACCGGCGCGCCAGTTCGATGGTGGGCGTTTCCGGTTTCTTGCCGCGCAGGTAGATGATGCCCGCCGCGTCGGCGAAATCGGCGGTACGAACCGATTGGGCGTTCGTCAATCCCGTGACGAGAAGCGCGCCGGGACTGGCGAAGGCGAGCACGTCGCTCATCATATCCGAACTCATGCAGAGCGAGATCTCCGGGTCCGCGTCGGCGCAGTCGCACACGATCCGACAGTCCAGCAGGTCTTTGATCTCCGAGAGCTTCATCGTCTCCGTCCGCGGGCCGCTCAGGGCCCGGTCAGGTATTCGTGCATGGAACGGGCCGCCTTTCGGCCCGCGCCCATGGCCATGATCACCGTGGCCGCGCCGGTCACCACGTC includes:
- a CDS encoding 4Fe-4S binding protein, whose amino-acid sequence is MGNKPKKLLALEIVTEKCKGTLACMRVCPTQAIRVRKGKVSIHPQECIFCGTCIRACPEGAIRPRTDAWESIHAFPFKVAIPSTSLFGQFPASIPPADIFDGLLALGFDAVYDLSIESELVRRAIQDYLDEYEGPLPLISSTCPVVVRLIQYFYPHMIGQIVPIESPRELAAREVKRYYAEEKGIPPEDIGAIYITPCSAKMAAIKHPAEGADSHLDLAIGIREIYNPLLAAITKLQSQEGERRELGDRPSVIRSKLSLNMTLTGGVSHNIRQNRYITISQLPNIIRVIEDIEKGKIRDVEFLECYSCTGGCIGGPLNVDNLFVARSKIEKLVREVEAANHSVEQEVERRYVKGDYFIRRPIEPRPDRKATLDLREQIAQIKMKERLAEILPGIDCGLCGCPTCEVFAEDVSTGKAEAGDCILVDAERIRDLRALYAFDEKRVPRKGKDDAEKE
- a CDS encoding ATP-binding protein, with protein sequence MCEEDALYSKRFPIQGGDFDKAGEVSTQIKSILKAAGLNGDVIRRTAIASFEAEINVVIHAESGHLEFLLTPTTIRLIVEDKGPGIADLDLAMQEGYSTASDEMREKGFGAGMGLPNIKRSVDDMKIETKVGVGTTLRLAIRHGQ
- a CDS encoding transcriptional regulator, which codes for MKLSEIKDLLDCRIVCDCADADPEISLCMSSDMMSDVLAFASPGALLVTGLTNAQSVRTADFADAAGIIYLRGKKPETPTIELARRLSIPLLCTELGMFEACGRLHAAGCRGAC